Proteins co-encoded in one Theileria equi strain WA chromosome 3, complete sequence genomic window:
- a CDS encoding hypothetical protein (encoded by transcript BEWA_005360A) yields the protein MTRHSKNNTSSSIFTYHERKKIKDFNSLKQRLGSSSMRKFEQCWLCLSFAIKPVTTPLGYIFCRECIITNLSKQLEDNKKKIRRWELDIEQHKATLKEKEKLEFEERKRKFLDDNLYGSVLDKRIKTTGPSNTFKEDNKEVANSFWTGSNPGSKPQKKEEDADNILLPRPKNILTCPISGKPLKVKDLVDLNPESIRGSEENNSTVWICSVSKKPISHNLACVIKKSGKIVLKKFLGGGEDSERDLYVPLIPGGTGFSSHNSVEATKFRPSMQ from the coding sequence ATGACAAGACATAGCAAAAATAATACGTCAAGTTCCATTTTTACATACCATGAAAGGAAGAAGATCAAAGATTTCAACTCACTCAAGCAACGGCTGGGCTCTTCATCTATGCGCAAATTTGAACAATGTTGGTTGTGTTTGTCATTTGCGATCAAACCGGTTACAACACCACTTGGGTACATATTTTGTCGAGAATGTATCATAACGAACCTATCAAAACAATTAGAAGATAACAAAAAGAAAATTAGACGATGGGAATTAGATATAGAACAACATAAAGCAACGTTGAAAGAGAAAGAAAAGCTGGAATTCGAGGAGAGAAAACGTAAATTTCTTGACGATAATCTATATGGATCTGTATTGGataaaagaataaaaacaACAGGACCCAGTAACACATTTAAAGAAGACAATAAAGAGGTAGCTAATAGCTTTTGGACCGGATCTAATCCAGGATCAAAGCCACagaaaaaggaagaagacgCAGACAATATATTACTTCCTAGGCCGAAAAACATACTCACATGTCCCATAAGTGGTAAGCCGCTGAAGGTTAAAGATCTCGTAGACCTAAACCCTGAAAGCATTAGGGGTTCCGAGGAGAATAATTCCACTGTTTGGATTTGCTCCGTATCAAAAAAACCTATATCGCACAATTTGGCCTGTGTTATCAAGAAATCTGGTAAGATAGTACTGAAAAAGTTCCTGGGTGGAGGAGAAGATTCTGAAAGGGATTTGTATGTTCCCTTAATACCCGGAGGCACAGGATTTTCATCGCACAACAGCGTAGAAGCAACAAAGTTTAGACCATCTATGCAGTGA
- a CDS encoding hypothetical protein (encoded by transcript BEWA_005350A), translated as MISAPNGSEQEMVEGDVQLPVPSPVVKQTGLIPLESVNRNDERVKSEHFNSSMNDMSIDLNKLDNFIPSNLKFDHNIQAQSLIHSQQQIMHQQNQHLNMINQNQNVPMGMPGYGVYQQGVPDFGMLSRSVGHGSKDLQVPLQPEHFPQQSLISQLSNHTIPHLSTFMPQVSIHSSVDVKEEAGPEIPFLEYSGGVVYDNGALSQGGRWLTFWQHRSRLWRKAFSVALYGYEGAKELAESFWISKMRAIQLYNRTKQHKLLLPDSSRRRTEQRSSRTKVKRIQLSPQLKYQTSVDIANTTEKANVANDDADVFWEEETQSWCFEKINKESNELEVARLSTEDADKNEMRSEAIKQKNAYYQDLLKEYGESRYPGLTYERTRCCWRVAHLVPSKGIKRNKYFNISRYGYKLAKELAVQYKETVDQLQGEEPTNWNGEIFPSQEFMNDPLTLHFHHILNSFRSRETKYKPDSIIGFSQVVNSVMDGDYYDTSY; from the coding sequence ATGATTTCTGCGCCTAATGGATCAGAGCAAGAAATGGTAGAAGGGGATGTACAGTTACCTGTCCCCTCTCCAGTTGTGAAACAAACAGGATTAATACCCTTAGAATCTGTTAATCGCAATGATGAGCGTGTTAAAAGTGAACATTTCAACTCGAGCATGAATGACATGTCTATAGACTTGAACAAATTGGACAATTTTATTCCATCTAATTTAAAGTTCGATCATAATATACAAGCCCAGTCTTTGATTCACTCCCAGCAACAGATAATGCATCAGCAAAATCAACATTTGAATATGATTAATCAAAATCAAAATGTCCCAATGGGCATGCCCGGATATGGAGTGTATCAGCAGGGAGTGCCAGATTTTGGTATGCTTAGTCGCTCTGTAGGCCACGGGTCAAAGGATTTGCAAGTGCCGTTGCAGCCCGAACATTTTCCTCAACAGTCCTTAATTTCTCAGCTGAGCAATCATACAATTCCTCATTTGTCTACATTTATGCCTCAAGTATCTATTCATTCAAGTGTCGATGTTAAAGAAGAGGCTGGACCGGAAATACCATTTTTAGAATATTCTGGTGGTGTGGTCTACGACAACGGTGCGTTGTCTCAAGGGGGGAGATGGTTAACGTTTTGGCAACACCGAAGTAGATTGTGGAGGAAGGCATTTTCGGTAGCCTTGTACGGTTATGAGGGTGCAAAAGAACTTGCCGAGTCGTTTTGGATAAGCAAAATGCGTGCAATCCAGCTATATAACAGGACCAAACAACACAAATTATTACTACCCGATTCGTCAAGAAGAAGGACGGAACAACGATCCAGTAGGACCAAAGTTAAGAGAATCCAACTATCTCCTcaattaaaatatcaaacaTCAGTAGATATCGCAAATACAACAGAGAAGGCGAATGTAGCCAATGATGATGCAGATGTTTTTtgggaagaagaaactcAGAGTTGGTGTTTTGAGAAGATAAATAAGGAGTCGAATGAGTTAGAAGTTGCACGACTTTCTACGGAAGATGcggataaaaatgaaatgagATCGGAAGCTATAAAACAGAAGAATGCTTACTACCAGGATCTACTTAAAGAATACGGAGAGTCCAGATATCCTGGTCTTACATATGAAAGAACGAGGTGTTGTTGGAGAGTCGCCCATTTAGTTCCGTCAAAGGGAATAAAAAGGAACAAGTATTTCAACATATCAAGATATGGGTACAAGCTTGCAAAGGAACTTGCTGTACAATATAAGGAGACAGTGGACCAATTGCAGGGTGAAGAACCTACAAATTGGAACGGAGAGATTTTCCCGTCACAAGAATTTATGAATGACCCACTTACTCTTCACTTTCATCACATTCTAAACTCCTTCAGGTCCCGTGAGACCAAGTACAAGCCGGATTCGATTATAGGATTCTCACAAGTGGTAAACAGTGTCATGGATGGCGATTATTATGATACTTCGTACtaa
- a CDS encoding hypothetical protein (encoded by transcript BEWA_005340A), translated as MAQTRNFVDYVERECNFVQNPFLVYSEEVDLVERNDPQSVGRKATDRRLHKSVNYKEDITNELREFKAKNPTQHTIFVQNKKYHLGERSVFERLTDPKYYTGIHRQRFDENGNGRGLAGRENIYLFDGNTESYSRVHEVYSSVLRKPKTTLTPGILGTQKFGVQIATPKLMWIYRNGDKFHNGIPFYVRPFIKNMDTLFYEISKELTLIAGPIRRIYDQNLKRIRDINEIIDGAKYLCTSGEPPTSKDRLEKFMSEWVIQRIYS; from the exons ATGGCGCAAACAAGGAATTTTGTCGACTATGTGGAAAGGGAATGTAATTTCGTACAAAACCCATTC CTGGTTTATTCCGAAGAAGTTGATCTAGTTGAACGGAATGACCCTCAGAGCGTTGGAAGAAAAGCAACAGACAGACGATTACACAAAAGTGTCAAttataaagaagatataaCAAATGAGTTACGGGAGTTTAAAGCTAAAAATCCCACTCAACATACCATATTTGtacaaaataaaaaatacCACTTGGGAGAAAGGAGTGTTTTTGAAAGACTAACAGACCCAAAGTACTACACTGGAATACACCGTCAACGATTCGATGAAAATGGGAATGGCAGAGGTTTGGCAGGGAGAGAAAATATATACCTGTTTGATGGGAATACTGAATCATATAGCAGAGTTCACGAGGTATATTCCTCAGTTTTACGAAAACCTAAAACCACACTAACACCCGGAATTCTGGGTACTCAAAAGTTTGGAGTTCAGATAGCTACTCCAAAGCTTATGTGGATATATCGCAACGGGGACAAATTTCACAATGGAATCCCCTTTTATGTTCGCCCATTTATCAAGAATATGGATACGCTTTTCTATGAAATCTCAAAG GAACTAACTTTGATAGCAGGACCTATTCGCAGAATTTACGATCAAAATTTGAAGCGTATTCGTGACATTAACGAGATTATTGATGGAGCAAAATACTTGTGTACATCAG GTGAACCTCCAACTTCCAAAGATCGTCTGGAAAAATTCATGAGTGAATGGGTAATTCAACGAATTTATAGCtaa
- a CDS encoding DEAD box ATP-dependent RNA helicase family member protein (encoded by transcript BEWA_005300A), whose amino-acid sequence MSKLSNTNYEHSLQDIPNKGGISLSERKQRIISVEDLLPKNSSSSGPAKAVYISRAQRQKNLEEAAKREQLDSVRTEERLKRRKREFIQQSGRNREHKKHERRTEEEIEQSSSENYHKSRENRTNESSNNDLNVSNSDLAFLNMLKLPEKDARAKLVEKELEQIREYYLGLKREKKKVQKPSEKFKTIFNFEWDESEDTTRFDNNPIYQNRPEPQLLFGRGFRAGIDVREQRKRNSFYDELLKRRSSHPEWAETISKIQYSTKKSSELDTNIANTHWTQKKREDMTDRDWRIFREDFDIYIRGGRVPPPIRTWAESPLPWELLEAIKKAGYSKPTPIQMQAIPIALEMRDLIGIAVTGSGKTAAFVLPMLTYVKSLPPLNDETGQDGPYSLILAPSRELALQIFDETNKFAAFCKCKTVAVVGGRSAEVQAFELRRGAEVVIGTPGRVKDCLDRAYTVLSQCNYVILDEADRMIDMGFEEVVNDILDCIPTTNLKDDNEYTAIEQELSMKAGHRRYRITHMFSATMPPAVEKLTRKYLRAPAFISIGDVGGGKRSITQRLEFVSETKKKKALQDILETLEPPIIIFVNLKKVTDVIAKQLNKMNYRAVSLHGGKHQDSREDALEGFKAGDYDILVATDVAGRGLDVEGVKAVINYDMPKDIQSYTHRIGRTGRAGLKGLAISLVTEDDSGIFYDLKQLLISTDNVVPQELSQHPASKIKPAASQPGPNKTGT is encoded by the exons ATGTCTAAGCTCAGCAATACAAATTATGAACATTCATTGCAAGACATTCCAAATAAAGGTGGAATAAGTCTAAGTGAAAGAAAGCAAAGGATAATATCTGTCGAAGATTTACTTCCAAAGAATAGCAGCTCGTCTGGACCTGCCAAG GCTGTATATATATCAAGGGCTCAAAGACAAAAAAACCTGGAGGAGGCTGCAAAACGGGAACAATTAGACAGTGTCCGTACAGAAGAAAGATTGAAGCGAAGGAAACGAGAATTCATACAACAATCG GGAAGAAATAGGGAGCATAAAAAACATGAACGCAGAACCGAAGAGGAAATTGAGCAGAGTTCAAGTGAAAATTATCATAAATCTAGGGAAAATAGAACAAATGAAAGCTCAAACAATGACTTAAATGTCTCGAATAGTGATTTAGCCTTCTTAAACATGCTTAAATTGCCTGAGAAAGATGCCAGAGCAAAGCTAGTGGAGAAAGAATTAGAACAGATTAGAGAATATTATTTAGGGCTAAAAAGGGAGAAAAAAAAGGTTCAAAAACCCTCAGAAAAATTTAAAACGATATTCAATTTTGAATGGGATGAATCTGAAGATACTACCAGATTTGACAATAATCcaatttatcaaaatcGTCCTGAGCCACAATTGTTATTTGGAAGAGGGTTTAGAGCAGGAATAGATGTAAGAGAacaaagaaaaagaaatAGTTTCTATGATGAATTACTTAAAAGAAGATCTTCACACCCTGAGTGGGCTGAAACTATCTCAAAAATACAATATTCAACAAAAAAATCTAGCGAGCTAGATACTAATATCGCAAATACACATTGGACTCAAAAGAAACGGGAAGATATGACTGATCGTGATTGGAGAATTTTCAGGGaagattttgatatttataTAAGAGGTGGAAGAGTTCCGCCGCCAATTCGTACTTGGGCTGAATCACCATTACCGTGGGAATTATTGGAAGCCATAAAGAAGGCAGGATACAGTAAACCGACGCCTATTCAAATGCAAGCAATTCCTATAGCTCTAGAAATGAGAGATTTAATCGGTATTGCAGTAACCGGATCCGGAAAGACTGCAGCATTCGTTCTACCCATGCTGACTTATGTAAAATCACTTCCACCCCTAAATGATGAAACTGGTCAAGATGGACCATATTCTCTTATTCTTGCGCCATCCAGAGAACTTGCTTTACaaatatttgatgaaaCAAATAAATTTGCCGCATTTTGTAAATGCAAAACGGTGGCAGTAGTCGGAGGAAGAAGTGCAGAAGTTCAAGCATTTGAATTAAGAAGGGGCGCTGAAGTTGTTATTGGGACACCTGGACGTGTGAAAGATTGTTTAGACAGGGCTTATACAGTCCTTTCACAGTGTAATTACGTTATATTAGATGAGGCCGACCGTATGATAGATATGGGTTTTGAAGAAGTTGTGAATGATATACTAGACTGCATACCAACAACTAATTTGAAAGATGATAATGAGTATACTGCTATTGAACAAGAGTTAAGTATGAAAGCTGGACACAGACGCTACAGAATTACCCATATGTTCTCTGCCACTATGCCACCAGCAGTTGAAAAACTCACAAGAAAGTATTTGAGAGCACCAGCGTTTATATCGATTGGTGATGTTGGAGGTGGTAAGCGTTCTATTACACAACGTCTAGAATTTGTCTCTGAAAcgaaaaagaagaaggcTCTTCAAGACATATTAGAAACCCTAGAACCACCAATTATCATATTTGTAAACTTAAAAAAAGTAACAGATGTTATTGCGAAACAGTTGAACAAGATGAACTATCGTGCTGTATCATTACATGGAGGGAAACATCAGGATAGCAGAGAAGATGCACTTGAAGGTTTTAAGGCCGGAGACTACGACATCCTTGTGGCAACTGATGTGGCAGGTCGTGGATTGGATGTTGAAGGCGTTAAGGCAGTTATAAACTACGATATGCCGAAGGATATACAATCATATACACATCGAATAG GACGTACTGGGCGTGCGGGACTAAAAGGCTTAGCAATATCACTAGTTACAGAAGATGATTCCGGAATTTTTTATGACCTCAAGCAACTACTCATCTCAACAGATAATGTGGTACCGCAAGAATTAAGTCAGCATCCAGCGTCAAAGATAAAGCCGGCCGCTTCTCAACCAGGTCCAAACAAAACTGGAACGTAG
- a CDS encoding 40S ribosomal protein S24, putative (encoded by transcript BEWA_005310A) gives MSSNDQFTVRVKKFISNPLLSRKQFCIEILHPGRSNVSKTELKERIAKQFKIKDSKTVVLFGLKTLFGGGISTGFGLIYDNMSSLKRYERHYRLVRLGLEQVETKMGRRAKKELKNRRKKVRGKDKAKCSAGKKK, from the coding sequence ATGTCTTCAAACGATCAGTTTACTGTTCGAGTAAAGAAATTTATATCGAATCCTCTCTTGAGTAGAAAACAATTCTGCATTGAGATATTGCATCCAGGTCGTAGCAATGTTTCTAAGACAGAACTTAAAGAAAGAATTGCTAAGCAATTCAAGATAAAAGACTCAAAGACAGTCGTTCTATTTGGCCTCAAGACACTCTTTGGTGGCGGAATTAGCACTGGATTTGGGTTGATATATGATAACATGTCCTCTCTCAAGAGATATGAGCGTCACTATCGTCTTGTAAGATTGGGTCTGGAACAAGTCGAAACTAAGATGGGACGTCGTGCCAAGAAGGAACTTAAGAACAGAAGAAAGAAGGTTCGTGGTAAGGACAAGGCCAAGTGCTCCGCCGGAAAGAAGAAGTAA
- a CDS encoding prenyltransferase, putative (encoded by transcript BEWA_005320A) — protein MVVHSKFLHSGSRQWLPNIKKLSKYKLSAWVTATGASGYLMILPVVSLDLVNTCGGLFLCSAAAHAFNQIIERKSDALMLRTRTRPLPSKLLTPLQAGLIGISSTTLGGSLLYIGGGTNAAALALANIGLYTLAYTPLKKKTEWNTHVGSIVGAIPPLIGCLAAGGNLSTPGPWLLFGLMYAWQIPHFYSLAWMYRKDYKSANFKMYGIDDDSGKRMGSASVKWIMFLSTLPLLYNLAGFASPELLILSSIPNLVITQKALKLYKNPSHETAKNLYIHSLWHILVLMTLTSYFSYENTDRYERISNKKTEETIQ, from the exons ATGGTAGTTCACTCTAAATTCTTGCATTCGGGGTCACGCCAGTGGCTACCTAATATTAAG AAACTATCAAAGTATAAGTTATCCGCTTGGGTTACAGCTACAGGAGCTAGTGGTTATCTAATGATTCTACCAGTCGTATCTTTGGATCTTGTAAACACATGTGGAGGATTATTCTTATGCAGTGCCGCTGCACATGCATTTAATCAAATTATAGAGCGAAAGAGTGATGCGTTAATGTTGCGTACTCGCACAAG ACCCTTGCCATCGAAGTTGCTTACACCCCTCCAGGCCGGATTAATTGGAATATCATCCACAACTTTGGGTGGCTCCCTCCTCTATATTGGTGGTGGAACAAATGCTGCTGCATTAGCTTTGGCGAATATAGGATTATACACACTTGCCTATACACCCTTGAAAA AAAAAACCGAATGGAACACCCACGTGGGATCAATAGTTGGAGCTATTCCTCCATTAATAGGTTGTTTGGCCGCAGGA GGTAACTTGTCAACACCTGGACCATGGTTGTTGTTCGGACTAATGTATGCATGGCAAATTCcacatttttattctttggcatGGATGTATCGCAAGGACTATAAAAGTGctaattttaaaatgtatgGTATCGATGATGATTCTGGAAAACGAATGGGATCAGCTTCCGTAAAGTGGATCATGTTCCTGTCAACTCTCCCACTG CTTTATAATTTGGCCGGATTTGCGTCCCCTGAACTTTTGATTTTGTCCTCAATCCCCAACTTAGTAATAACACAAAAGGCtttaaaattgtacaaGAACCCTTCCCATGAAACAGccaaaaatttatacataCACTCTCTATG GCACATATTGGTTTTGATGACCCTTACGtcatatttttcatacGAAAACACGGATAGATACGAGCGTATTTCGAATAAGAAGACTGAAGAGACAATACAATAA
- a CDS encoding eukaryotic translation initiation factor, putative (encoded by transcript BEWA_005330A), which translates to MVKIEPSDLSQDDIEIGLMDWISDHDDEFDESETRRYSENEAPITIDTSFQRTLIVLGIPQVGPEKYDRLVKIVKKTITKEFEKRDCDINPDFTVEIPRDDTNHTRGLAFFTFSTPFEANAALKYVNNFKLDPMHTYKAALLDNFDYIVSDENKCIPPLKTFGFTRDGVRDWWLDGDRMKDQFVIRYADKTEIHWFDQLEREPSLLYDGAKERAEGKRIWTDLRVEWSPSGSYLAVYKRPGIALYGGNNFELKIRYEHKNVSHIQFSPGEEYLLTWDGLKAADKHEKSICVWRVITGDLLRSFPTPLMSPKGGDFPHLLWNHDGKYIAMLNQTSDGSEILVYQLPDMTLIEGPNGKPAPLKYAAEKFDWSPADDILSVVIPGSLDTPARLVLLEIPSRRELSSRNVYNVCGSAMHWQANGDCLCLRTTISKKTGKKGRKQFNQLEIFRLRERNIPVDTIQIEDVTVKQLHWEEGGSKRFALIVKDEETRSHSIRFYKVSDVGATRDTVWITTFDITSQLNHMQWSPAGNYFVLAGFGAEGMLFFCSLNDNDKVELLYKDEHFMMNTVRWSSCGRYLATCANVPMPQHGGGSTSDTFRYIAEAGYCLWTFQGKLLYKIKKENFYLFEFRPHPPPLLKPQEIDKIKKNLREYTKKYDAIDEKARNEYREAFMQKRKHNLDTFRSQMNTVFQWYMAQERYQEFKTGWDKYYNPTDWEFSEEVYEEVLNVKEEVIE; encoded by the exons ATGGTAAAGATTGAACCTTCCGATCTTAGCCAAG ATGACATTGAGATTGGATTGATGGACTGGATTTCTGATCACGATGACGAATTCGATGAATCAGAGACCAGACGTTATAGTGAAAATGAGGCTCCTATAACTATAGATACATCATTTCAAAGAACTCTAATAG TTCTTGGAATCCCTCAAGTGGGCCCAGAGAAATATGATAGATTGGTGAAAATCGTTAAAAAAACTATAACCaaagaatttgaaaaaAGAG ATTGCGACATTAATCCTGACTTCACTGTTGAGATTCCAAGGGATGATACTAATCATACCAGAGGTCTAGCtttttttacattttcaacGCCATTTGAGGCTAATGCAGCTCTAAAATATGTAAACAATTTCAAATTGGATCCTATGCATACTTACAAAGCGGCTTTATTGGACAATTTCGACTATATTGTCAGTGATGAAAACAAATGTATACCTCCACTAAAGACATTTGGATTTACGAGGGATGGTGTCCGTGATTGGTGGTTGGATGGAGACAGAATGAAAGATCAATTCGTTATTAGATATGCAGATAAGACCGAAATCCACTGGTTTGATCAATTGGAAAGAGAACCTTCACTGTTATATGACGGTGCAAAGGAGAGAGCTGAGGGGAAAAGAATATGGACGGATCTAAGAGTAGAATGGAGTCCAAGCGGATCATACCTAGCTGTTTACAAGAGACCTGGTATAGCTTTATACGGAGGTAATAATTTCGAGTTAAAGATTCGTTATGAGCATAAAAATGTTTCTCACATACAATTTTCACCTGGTGAAGAATATTTACTTACTTGGGATGGTCTAAAGGCTGCAGATAAACATGAGAAATCAATTTGCGTTTGGAGAGTTATAACAGGAGATTTATTGCGCAGCTTCCCTACACCATTGATGTCTCCAAAGGGTGGTGACTTTCCACATCTCTTATGGAATCatgatggaaagtataTCGCAATGTTGAATCAGACTAGTGATGGTAGTGAAATTTTGGTGTATCAACTCCCTGATATGACCCTTATTGAGGGACCTAACGGAAAACCTGCTCCGTTGAAATATGCCGCAGAAAAATTTGATTGGTCACCTGCAGATGACATTTTATCTGTTGTTATACCAGGTTCATTGGATACACCAG CGAGACTCGTTCTTTTGGAAATACCTTCTCGTCGTGAACTTAGCTCTAGGAATGTTTACAATGTTTGTGGTTCTGCTATGCACTGGCAAGCAAATGGTGACTGTCTCTGTCTTAGG aCAACTATTTCTAAAAAGACTGGTAAGAAGGGCAGAAAACAATTCAACCAACTTGAAATTTTCCGTCTAAGGGAGAGAAATATACCTGTTGACACTATACAGATTGAAGATGTAACTGTTAAGCAGCTTCATTGGGAAGAAGGAGGAA GCAAAAGGTTCGCTCTTATTGTAAAGGATGAGGAAACTCGCAGTCATTCTATTCGTTTCTACAAAGTTTCTGATGTTGGAGCCACTAGAGACACTGTATGGATTACAACATTCGACATAACGTCTCAACTAAATCATATGCAATGGTCCCCTGCCGGAAATTACTTTGTATTGGCTGGCTTTGGTGCTGAGGGTATGCTCTTTTTCTGCTCCCTAAATGATAACGATAAGGTTGAGCTCCTCTACAAGGATGAGCACTTTATGATGAACACAGTAAGATGGAGCAGTTGTGGAAGATACTTGGCAACATGTGCAAATGTGCCAATGCCACAACACGGTGGCGGATCAACATCGGACACATTCAGGTATATAGCTGAAGCAGGATATTGTCTCTGGACTTTCCAAGGAAAACTGCTCTACAAGATTAAGAAGGAAAACTTCTACTTGTTTGAATTTAGACCACATCCTCCTCCACTACTAAAACCTCAGGAAATCGATAAGATTAAAAAGAATTTGAGAGAATATACCAAGAAATACGATGCAATAGATGAGAAGGCTAGAAATGAGTACAGGGAAGCCTTTATGCAGAAACGTAAGCATAATCTAGACACATTCCGCTCCCAAATGAATACTGTATTCCAATGGTACATGGCACAAGAGCGCTATCAGGAATTTAAGACTGGTTGGGACAAATATTACAATCCAACAGACTGGGAATTTAGCGAGGAAGTTTACGAAGAGGTATTAAACGTTAAGGAGGAGGTTATagaatga
- a CDS encoding WD-repeat domain-containing protein (encoded by transcript BEWA_005290A) translates to MGIDTITEECVEVWNGFSKSQLLRIVMQLLYDLGYRKTLEILQEESLCLYHIPEVQQLEKQILFGDIFEAKLLLKKLNLQGNILEACKFLSSQQLFLEFLYNGDAENALKILRDHLAPEAFDSDSIERVHQCSTLLVLPSSYIVSEGLDLKFESSREALWNHIQFLISPELTIPPNRLLTLIRQACELQELHCKSHLETISGEQTVPSLLVDHRCKAWNLPSECISRLEKHTDEIWDISISPNGLYFATASKDESVILWSAKSPFNLIHHWKAHQSIVSCLAWSSDGKFLVSCGNDGLIILWSPGSDESVLKFEPHSAVATSVAWVPNTWKFLSSGMDKYLMLHEIEQITREDLKDSEITDCMNFGLHKDKGISEGKCTYKGKTLHKWSFESRIRALTINKDGTLAIFATIDRVLRVWNLIEMKETTSIPESAAITTLTCSKLFNQVLVSVAGNSPVMRLWDIDEKRIVQTYRGHREDRYVLRSAFGGPSESFIVSGSEDAQIYIWNKIFGTLLSVIAAHSSTVNAVAWSPEYLFSVSDDKTIAVWVPTYKNT, encoded by the exons ATGGGCATTGATACTATAActgaagaatgtgtagaagTTTGGAATGGGTTTTCTAAATCTCAGTTATTACGAATTGTCATGCAATTGTTATATGATCTAGGCTACAG AAAAACGTTGGAAATATtacaagaagaatctttATGTTTGTATCATATTCCAGAAGTGCAACAACTCGAGAAACAAATACTATTTGGTGACATATTTGAAGCAAAATTACTATTAAAGAAGCTCAATTTACAAGGCAACATACTAGAGgcatgcaaatttttgtcCTCGCAGCAGCTATTTCTTGaatttttatataatgGTGATGCAGAAAATGCCCTTAAAATATTAAGAG ATCACCTTGCCCCGGAGGCCTTCGATTCTGATTCCATTGAAAGAGTTCATCAATGCTCAACTTTGTTGGTTCTACCTTCAAGCTATATAGTAAGCGAAGGATTGGACTTAAAGTTTGAG AGTTCTAGGGAAGCACTTTGGAATCACATTCAATTTCTTATTTCACCAGAACTTACAATTCCACCAAACCGCCTTTTG ACTTTGATAAGACAAGCATGTGAACTCCAAGAACTTCACTGTAAGAGTCACCTTGAAACAATTTCTGGAGAGCAAACCGTACCTTCCTTGTTGGTAGATCATAGATGTAAGGCATGGAATTTACCATCAGAGTGTATATCTCGTTTGGAGAAGCATACTGATGAAATTTGGGATATATCTATTTCACCAAATGGTCTTTATTTCGCTACAGCAAGTAAAGATGAAAGCGTAATATTGTGGTCTGCAAAATCCCCTTTCAACCTCATTCACCATTGGAAAGCTCATCAAAGTATAGTGAGTTGTTTGGCTTGGAGTAGCGATGGTAAATTTCTAGTATCTTGTGGAAATGATGGCCTAATTATTCTTTGGTCCCCAGGCTCAGATGAATCGGTACTAAAATTTGAGCCACATTCTGCAGTTGCAACATCTGTGGCATGGGTTCCAAATACTTGGAAGTTTTTGAGCTCTGGGATGGATAAATATTTAATGCTACATGAGATTGAGCAAATTACACGAGAAGATTTAAAGGACTCGGAAATAACCGATTGTATGAATTTTGGTCTACACAAAGATAAAGGTATCTCGGAAGGAAAATGTACATACAAGGGGAAAACTCTTCATAAGTGGTCATTTGAGAGTAGGATAAGAGCCTTGACCATAAATAAGGATGGGACCTTGGCTATTTTCGCTACAATCGATAGAGTTCTGAGGGTGTGGAACCTTATAGAGATGAAAGAAACAACATCTATACCTGAAAGTGCAGCTATAACAACCCTAACATGCAGTAAGTTGTTTAATCAGGTATTGGTCAGCGTAGCAGGAAACAGCCCAGTTATGAGACTTTGGGACATAGATGAGAAGAGAATAGTTCAAACGTATCGGGGTCATAGAGAGGATAGATATGTACTTAGATCTGCATTTGGTGGTCCTTCGGAATCATTCATCGTGAGTGGAAGTGAGGACGCCCAAATTTATATCTGGAATAAAATCTTTGGTACACTCCTATCGGTTATCGCAGCACACTCATCTACAGTCAATGCGGTCGCCTGGTCTCCTGAGTACCTCTTTAGCGTATCGGATGACAAAACTATAGCAGTATGGGTACCGACGTACAAAAA